A part of Pectobacterium cacticida genomic DNA contains:
- a CDS encoding type IV secretion system protein, whose product MQTRKMCLALSLLMSTPAISAGIPVFDAASNTESINQWVQKLQQWQDTVTHYKSELDAYKQQLATATGIRDIQGFLIDAKNLKNDIEHLRKNGISLDDLLTNSNGYYSSDLQRLYKKYQSFDICNQSSSSQRYLESCKQLVLNQAVSIENTSDVQNKINSTLNDISDLSDRIANAKDSKESQDLANAVAAKSVQLNALTSQWEMSVKQAEQRAAMLTQQRQKVFNEQQLAAPIPDFNY is encoded by the coding sequence ATGCAAACCAGAAAGATGTGTCTGGCATTATCGCTATTGATGTCTACACCAGCGATAAGCGCCGGTATCCCAGTATTTGATGCCGCCAGTAATACCGAGTCGATTAACCAATGGGTACAGAAACTCCAGCAATGGCAGGACACAGTCACCCATTATAAAAGCGAGCTTGATGCCTATAAGCAGCAATTAGCGACCGCAACAGGTATACGAGATATTCAGGGATTTCTCATCGATGCTAAAAACCTAAAAAACGATATCGAACATCTTCGTAAAAATGGTATTTCACTGGATGACCTGCTGACCAACTCAAACGGTTATTATTCTTCTGACCTTCAGCGCCTATATAAAAAATATCAATCGTTCGATATTTGTAATCAGTCCAGTTCATCGCAACGTTATCTGGAAAGTTGCAAACAACTTGTCCTCAATCAGGCGGTCTCGATTGAGAATACCAGCGATGTTCAAAACAAGATTAATAGCACATTAAACGATATATCAGACTTATCCGACCGTATTGCCAACGCCAAAGACTCGAAAGAATCACAGGACCTAGCTAACGCGGTGGCAGCCAAAAGCGTACAATTGAACGCATTAACCAGCCAATGGGAAATGTCAGTCAAGCAGGCTGAACAGCGAGCCGCGATGTTGACTCAACAGCGGCAAAAAGTATTCAATGAACAACAACTCGCCGCTCCGATTCCTGACTTTAATTATTGA
- a CDS encoding VirB3 family type IV secretion system protein, with product MTTLNKALTRPAAIMGIPLVPFVIVSGAIVLLSVYISYYLALLLIPAWLEMKAKARTDIHYFGLLWLAFKTRGRFATNRHFGASAVLASHYDTVDVSEFTDKMKLNERITLDKYIPYSSHIHPHIIRNRAGDLVATWELGGTVFECEDEHHLTLLASHLNNLIRSYEGLPMTFYIHRIREKYQDGFEANSGIPFSDEVTERYYQPLKEKPLWRHRLFFTVCYAPFSTLEKKVMKTQPAGKRKEALKGILEHHEAIHTTLSRYVAKPLGLYEEKGRVYSSQLAFYHRLISGKWQNVAVTCTPFYHTLSTPDVFFTTDTAECQTVGGSHFFRSMEIKDYSPETYTGLLDALLYAESEYVLTQSFTCMARDEAQNHIRLAEKRLNSTDDDAISQREELIVLRDLLQSGHVSCGKYHFSLLVSSVSADQVVKETNALAQPFNDLGIMTSLSTLSLPAAYLAQLPGVYSLRPRLVVVSSQNYADMGGLHNFHSHKRNGNPWGEAIAILKSPGGGGYYLNLHDSQAGRNDFNEKTPGNTAIIGKTGSGKTLLMTMMKQLMQKYRNPATFSTSATIKRLTTVYFDKDRAAEMSIRQMGGRYFRIRTGIPTGFNPFSLAPTRRNISFIKRLIRMLCRRDGKPLDPRDEERISTAVDTIMLDYPPEYRRYGITRLLEVLPEPPTKEARTNGLRIRLKQWAQGGEFGWVFDNEEDTFNISNIDNFGIDGTEFLDDDDIRGPITFYLLYRVTSLLDGRRLVMFMDEFWKWLADVEFSKFSLNMLKVIRKLNGIFIPATQSPDEIVRHPIAPAIIEQCSTQIFLANPKASRADYVEKIKVPESVYDIVRSLDPSEHYMVVLKTPLRAGETRPFVAMARMDLSGLGNITKILSGSEDNLKIFDAIYQEGMSPQDWKETFLNHAI from the coding sequence ATGACCACCTTGAACAAAGCACTGACCCGCCCTGCCGCCATTATGGGTATCCCTCTCGTTCCGTTCGTGATCGTCAGCGGGGCTATCGTCCTGCTGTCGGTCTATATCAGCTATTACCTTGCGTTGTTATTGATTCCAGCTTGGCTGGAAATGAAAGCAAAAGCTCGAACGGATATTCATTATTTCGGACTGCTGTGGCTGGCCTTTAAAACCCGTGGGCGATTTGCCACGAATCGCCATTTCGGTGCCAGTGCTGTGCTGGCAAGCCACTATGACACCGTCGATGTTTCGGAGTTTACCGATAAGATGAAATTAAACGAACGCATCACACTGGATAAATACATTCCCTACTCTTCCCACATTCATCCTCACATCATAAGAAATCGCGCCGGTGATTTAGTCGCTACCTGGGAATTGGGCGGTACTGTTTTTGAATGTGAGGATGAACATCATCTGACATTGCTAGCAAGCCACCTTAACAACCTGATCCGCTCGTATGAAGGGCTACCTATGACCTTCTATATCCACCGCATACGGGAGAAATATCAGGATGGCTTTGAGGCCAATTCGGGCATTCCCTTTTCGGATGAAGTCACGGAACGCTATTACCAGCCACTAAAAGAGAAACCACTCTGGCGGCATCGGCTTTTTTTCACCGTCTGTTATGCCCCGTTCTCCACACTAGAGAAAAAAGTCATGAAGACGCAGCCAGCCGGAAAAAGGAAAGAGGCGCTGAAAGGGATACTGGAACACCATGAAGCCATCCACACCACCCTGTCACGTTACGTGGCAAAGCCATTGGGCCTCTATGAGGAAAAAGGTCGGGTTTACTCTTCGCAACTGGCTTTCTACCATCGCCTGATTAGCGGCAAATGGCAGAACGTGGCGGTGACATGCACACCGTTTTATCACACACTCAGCACGCCGGATGTGTTCTTCACCACCGATACCGCCGAATGTCAGACGGTCGGCGGTTCCCACTTCTTCCGCAGTATGGAAATTAAAGACTATTCACCGGAGACCTATACCGGCCTGCTCGATGCGCTGCTGTATGCCGAAAGCGAGTATGTACTGACGCAGTCTTTTACCTGTATGGCACGGGATGAAGCGCAAAATCATATCCGACTGGCGGAAAAACGGCTGAATTCAACCGACGATGACGCCATTTCACAGCGTGAGGAATTGATCGTCTTACGCGATCTGCTCCAGTCCGGGCATGTGTCTTGCGGCAAGTATCACTTCTCCCTGCTGGTCTCGTCGGTCAGTGCCGATCAAGTGGTAAAGGAGACCAATGCGCTGGCGCAGCCTTTTAACGATCTCGGTATCATGACATCCCTGTCTACGCTGTCGTTACCTGCCGCTTATCTGGCTCAACTCCCTGGCGTCTACTCGCTGCGACCGCGTCTGGTGGTGGTCAGTAGCCAGAACTACGCGGATATGGGGGGTCTGCACAACTTTCATTCTCACAAGCGCAACGGCAATCCATGGGGTGAGGCTATCGCCATTCTGAAATCCCCCGGTGGTGGCGGTTACTATCTGAACTTGCATGACAGTCAGGCAGGACGGAATGACTTCAATGAGAAAACGCCGGGGAATACTGCCATCATCGGTAAAACCGGTTCAGGAAAGACCCTTCTGATGACGATGATGAAACAGTTGATGCAGAAGTACCGTAATCCGGCGACATTTTCCACCTCTGCCACCATCAAACGGCTGACCACCGTTTACTTTGATAAAGACAGAGCGGCAGAAATGTCGATCCGCCAGATGGGCGGTCGCTACTTCCGTATCCGGACAGGTATCCCTACCGGATTCAACCCGTTTTCACTTGCTCCCACACGACGGAATATCAGCTTTATCAAGCGACTGATTCGGATGCTGTGCCGTCGTGACGGTAAGCCACTTGATCCCCGCGATGAAGAGCGTATCAGCACAGCGGTGGACACCATCATGCTGGACTACCCGCCGGAATATCGCCGTTATGGTATTACCCGATTGCTGGAAGTGTTGCCCGAACCACCGACCAAGGAGGCCCGAACTAACGGTCTGCGTATACGCCTGAAACAGTGGGCGCAGGGCGGTGAGTTTGGCTGGGTGTTCGATAACGAGGAGGACACGTTCAACATCAGCAATATTGATAACTTTGGTATCGACGGTACGGAATTCCTGGATGATGACGACATACGTGGGCCGATCACCTTTTACTTACTGTACCGCGTCACCAGCCTGTTAGATGGTCGCCGACTGGTGATGTTTATGGATGAGTTCTGGAAATGGCTGGCTGATGTGGAGTTTTCTAAATTCTCCCTCAACATGCTCAAGGTGATCCGCAAACTGAACGGCATTTTTATTCCCGCCACCCAGTCACCCGATGAAATCGTCAGGCATCCCATCGCTCCGGCGATTATTGAGCAGTGCAGTACCCAAATTTTTCTCGCCAATCCCAAGGCCAGCCGTGCGGATTACGTGGAGAAAATAAAAGTCCCTGAAAGCGTTTACGACATTGTTCGCAGCCTCGATCCGAGCGAGCACTATATGGTTGTCCTGAAAACACCACTGCGTGCTGGTGAAACTCGCCCGTTTGTCGCCATGGCAAGGATGGATTTATCGGGCCTCGGAAACATCACCAAAATCCTGAGCGGCAGCGAAGACAACCTGAAAATATTTGATGCTATTTATCAGGAAGGCATGTCCCCTCAAGACTGGAAAGAAACGTTCCTTAACCACGCTATCTGA
- a CDS encoding TrbC/VirB2 family protein → MTMQKRKYWPAFSSLLISTQTLAAGSGFNKANDTLSNTSTGLLGLAAVTITLATMWVGYKVLFDGKSLHDMRNVIIGAILIVGASGFGAYWAS, encoded by the coding sequence ATGACGATGCAAAAACGTAAATACTGGCCTGCGTTTTCTTCCCTGTTGATATCAACCCAAACGCTGGCAGCCGGGAGCGGATTTAATAAAGCCAACGATACACTGAGTAATACCTCCACCGGCTTGCTCGGACTGGCCGCCGTCACGATCACGCTGGCAACCATGTGGGTGGGTTACAAAGTGCTGTTTGACGGTAAAAGTTTGCATGACATGCGCAACGTCATTATCGGAGCCATCCTGATTGTCGGCGCATCGGGCTTTGGTGCTTATTGGGCATCCTAG
- a CDS encoding lytic transglycosylase domain-containing protein has translation MLSPTAFLAAVMQCAATIHPSTASDVAKVESSFNPYAVAEIVPKKERTPGSAGVISHQPTSKQTAINIINQVVAKGRRYSVGLMQITSTNFRHYGVTAHDLLDPCTNLSVFERILTDCYQRGGTLKRALSCYYSGNFDTGQQPESAFNQTSYIQRIGYVVPSTREDLKRSTTSQSTSDIHYPPTVLRGELTDKSIPVLTSLHYPDAILRGDVSLPVINEEQ, from the coding sequence ATGCTTTCACCCACTGCTTTTCTGGCGGCGGTCATGCAGTGTGCCGCCACAATTCACCCATCCACCGCGTCTGATGTGGCGAAAGTAGAATCCAGCTTTAATCCTTACGCTGTCGCTGAGATTGTGCCAAAGAAAGAGAGAACACCTGGCAGTGCAGGTGTCATTTCTCATCAGCCCACCAGCAAACAAACTGCCATCAACATCATCAACCAGGTAGTCGCAAAAGGTCGCCGCTATTCGGTCGGGCTGATGCAAATCACCAGCACTAATTTCAGGCATTACGGCGTGACCGCCCATGACTTGTTAGACCCCTGCACCAATCTATCCGTTTTTGAACGCATTCTTACCGATTGCTACCAGCGAGGTGGCACGTTGAAAAGAGCACTCAGCTGTTACTATTCCGGTAATTTCGATACGGGTCAGCAGCCAGAATCTGCCTTTAACCAAACCAGTTATATCCAACGTATTGGCTATGTGGTCCCGTCAACGCGGGAAGATCTCAAGCGTAGTACCACCAGCCAATCCACTTCAGATATTCATTATCCGCCCACCGTCCTACGCGGTGAGCTTACCGATAAATCCATACCGGTTTTGACCTCCTTGCACTATCCCGACGCCATCCTTCGCGGCGATGTATCCCTACCTGTAATTAATGAGGAGCAATGA